DNA from Cardiocondyla obscurior isolate alpha-2009 linkage group LG17, Cobs3.1, whole genome shotgun sequence:
accttttaaataaattaatatataattattttattaaattaataaaagaaatcgtgCGATtgtgttttaaaaatttgcaattgcAACCGCCGTTCTTTGTATGTAGGATTTGTTTGATAGAAAGATCGGTCTAGCTGCATCTTAAATATGCATGTACTTATACAATTCTTTCaagatttaatatatacattttcatCTTAAACAATAGGCGATTTCTCCCTGTACATACTAAATGCTTTTACAAGTATGCATGGAGCACAAAATATGTTGGCATCAAAATATGATAGAAATAATTAGTCAATTATATATTAGTGTTACGTGCCATATAGTGGTCTTATACTTACAAAATCCCATTAACTTActttagatttattatttggTACATGATTGGAATGAAGTGGCGTTATTTGCTTATAAAAGTTGGGCAGTCTGGTTTTGTGTGATGCAAAACGTCAGGACCCGAACTGAAGAGAGAACCTAACTTCTTGGCAGCAAAATGTACAAGGcagcaataattttatacaatctTAAGATTTTGGACACAATTTGTCCTGCAAAATTCGATAGCGACAAACTCGATAAGTCCAAACTGTAATTTTTCTCACCTGTTGCATACATGAAATATAGTAATCTATACACTTGCGTTAACATTTTAAGTTACATTTGACTTTAAACACAGTTTAAAACACGAACacaacatattaaattaaaatacagttatataaattattaccacacattatttaatattaaacgtgttaaaaaaatcgagttgtatgtaaataaaaaaaaatattaaactggatcaatttaattaagtatcgATCATcaaaacgtaatttaataaaaaaaaatgttgaacgTAAAGTATATAGATGTACTTAGTTTGTACAAAATTTCGTTATGTCACTGTTCGCAAAGACTGCTCAATGGAacaagttaaatttttacctaaagtgtgtatgtatgtgtgctTGTTTTCACAAGACAATTTACACGAACCGTTCAGGCAAAGCTGTAGGGATCAATAGTTTTGCTAGAACAAGGTTGAACATCATCTGGTGGTGGGCGCCATTGTCCGGGCCACATAGCGTTACGAACCACATTTGTATCAGTAGTTTCTTCTACGCCATTATTTGACGTACATTCTGCTTCCCAGTTTCGGAGGCCGTTTCGAGTCACTCGATTGATTGCTCTAGCCTCGTTCATCTCACAACAATTCTGTGCGTCATTGTTCACTGGCGTTCGCTTAGTCTTACTCTTAATTTGCGTACCACTATTTCTACGTTCGGCGTCGGACCACGACTGAGATTGCTCCACTGCAGACTGTAAAGGTAATTTTCGCGGCACTCGCCTAGTTTTAGCTTCATCAGTAGTAACACGACTAGCATCAACTTTACTACTACCTGGCGCGTTTCCGTCACCGGTTGAACTACTGTCACCGTCTTTCCTTCGTCTCCTTCGTCTCCTCTCCATGTCAGAATCCTCCCGTTGAGTATCTTCATCATTTGTGTGAGTGCCTAACATATGTTGCTTAGCTGAAGCCCAGTGGTCTTTTCTATTGGCGCCTTGCTTATGATTGCTACCGCGATGGCCACCGTTACTAGTGTTCGTGTCACTGTCCACATTGCGTTTCTTCGACTGCTGATTTTTTACAGACCACGAACCCGGTCTCTTAGGACTACGTTCCTTCAAAGTGACCTGCattttagattatttaaaCACTCTCTTCGTAAGATCGTAAGAGATTTGCGCTATAAAACGAGCAAATTATTTACCCCAGAGGAAGAAGAATTGTCAACAGGCTTGTAAAGTTGAGTTGGAGTCTGACTACGAGAATCTTGACCCTTACAAGTTGATCCACTACGACAATGTATCCAGGACAGTAAAAACGCTAAGAGAGCACAGAAAAGTCCCACTACTGCCGCAGCAGTTAATTGAGAGCGTGTGCGTTTTGGTACGAAACCTCCACTGTGGTACTCCCATATTGTACATGCTAGTAATGCGCTACTCGCGGCATATGACAAGCCTATGCCAGTGAATACTATAGCGttctaaaaaataagaaaattaactcTTACACATAACATCATGTGCCACATTTAATCACACCTAAATAATAACACAAATAATTTctgaaatacatatattaaaatattacttaccAGCTTAGCCCAATTTAAAGGAAGGATGTAAATAACATGCGAAATATCAAGGAAGAGAAGGGCTGCAGTGACCAAGAAACAGAAAACAGCTACAAAGATCATGAATCTTAAACGATCTGCTAAAGGCAGCATAAATATGCTGACCTTGGCAGTGCCAGAACTGCATAAAGTTGCCAAACAAGCTGCAGAAGATATCTACGAAATGCGCTCATTAATGTATCTATAAATTTTGGTAGcacaaattttcaatttttcatacATCTACACATAAAAGTGATTTTACACTCACAAGTAATAAAAGTCTAACAACAC
Protein-coding regions in this window:
- the LOC139109308 gene encoding uncharacterized protein isoform X3, giving the protein MSESRHYPIRSVSDLYAAEEIEVLLLEEIRDLEPPPAIYSKPEDIQDFEIAGSRTGGQISSQSSELDSPGVHSTVHSWDSHANYHGHYGNSDHRPGSSNTMPWSRASHVVIYCDIQGHLKTPTGVVRLLLLISSAACLATLCSSGTAKVSIFMLPLADRLRFMIFVAVFCFLVTAALLFLDISHVIYILPLNWAKLNAIVFTGIGLSYAASSALLACTIWEYHSGGFVPKRTRSQLTAAAVVGLFCALLAFLLSWIHCRSGSTCKGQDSRSQTPTQLYKPVDNSSSSGERSPKRPGSWSVKNQQSKKRNVDSDTNTSNGGHRGSNHKQGANRKDHWASAKQHMLGTHTNDEDTQREDSDMERRRRRRRKDGDSSSTGDGNAPGSSKVDASRVTTDEAKTRRVPRKLPLQSAVEQSQSWSDAERRNSGTQIKSKTKRTPVNNDAQNCCEMNEARAINRVTRNGLRNWEAECTSNNGVEETTDTNVVRNAMWPGQWRPPPDDVQPCSSKTIDPYSFA
- the LOC139109308 gene encoding uncharacterized protein isoform X1, with amino-acid sequence MSESRHYPIRSVSDLYAAEEIEVLLLEEIRDLEPPPAIYSKPEDIQDFEIAGSRTGGQISSQSSELDSPGVHSTVHSWDSHANYHGHYGNSDHRPGSSNTMPWSRASHVVIYCDIQGHLKTPTGVVRLLLLISSAACLATLCSSGTAKVSIFMLPLADRLRFMIFVAVFCFLVTAALLFLDISHVIYILPLNWAKLNAIVFTGIGLSYAASSALLACTIWEYHSGGFVPKRTRSQLTAAAVVGLFCALLAFLLSWIHCRSGSTCKGQDSRSQTPTQLYKPVDNSSSSGVTLKERSPKRPGSWSVKNQQSKKRNVDSDTNTSNGGHRGSNHKQGANRKDHWASAKQHMLGTHTNDEDTQREDSDMERRRRRRRKDGDSSSTGDGNAPGSSKVDASRVTTDEAKTRRVPRKLPLQSAVEQSQSWSDAERRNSGTQIKSKTKRTPVNNDAQNCCEMNEARAINRVTRNGLRNWEAECTSNNGVEETTDTNVVRNAMWPGQWRPPPDDVQPCSSKTIDPYSFA
- the LOC139109308 gene encoding uncharacterized protein isoform X2; its protein translation is MSESRHYPIRSVSDLYAAEEIEVLLLEEIRDLEPPPAIYSKPEDIQDFEIGSRTGGQISSQSSELDSPGVHSTVHSWDSHANYHGHYGNSDHRPGSSNTMPWSRASHVVIYCDIQGHLKTPTGVVRLLLLISSAACLATLCSSGTAKVSIFMLPLADRLRFMIFVAVFCFLVTAALLFLDISHVIYILPLNWAKLNAIVFTGIGLSYAASSALLACTIWEYHSGGFVPKRTRSQLTAAAVVGLFCALLAFLLSWIHCRSGSTCKGQDSRSQTPTQLYKPVDNSSSSGVTLKERSPKRPGSWSVKNQQSKKRNVDSDTNTSNGGHRGSNHKQGANRKDHWASAKQHMLGTHTNDEDTQREDSDMERRRRRRRKDGDSSSTGDGNAPGSSKVDASRVTTDEAKTRRVPRKLPLQSAVEQSQSWSDAERRNSGTQIKSKTKRTPVNNDAQNCCEMNEARAINRVTRNGLRNWEAECTSNNGVEETTDTNVVRNAMWPGQWRPPPDDVQPCSSKTIDPYSFA